In the Epinephelus lanceolatus isolate andai-2023 chromosome 6, ASM4190304v1, whole genome shotgun sequence genome, one interval contains:
- the tmem47 gene encoding transmembrane protein 47, with protein sequence MASSVSGTEEVRVSALTPLKLVGLVCVFLALCLDVGAVLSPAWVTADDQYYLSMWVSCWKPVSSAEWSCNSTLTTDWQIATLALLLGGAALTLLSFLVALISLCSGSRSRCYKPVAVMLFSAVVLQVCSLILFPIKFIETVSLRVYHEFNWGYGLAWGSTIFSFGGALLYCLNPKNYEDYY encoded by the exons ATGGCTTCATCCGTGAGCGGCACAGAGGAGGTCCGGGTGTCGGCGCTGACGCCCCTGAAGTTGGTGGGACTGGTGTGCGTGTTTCTCGCCCTGTGCCTGGATGTCGGGGCCGTGTTGAGCCCGGCGTGGGTCACGGCGGATGATCAGTACTACCTGTCCATGTGGGTGTCCTGCTGGAAGCCCGTCAGCTCCGCGGAGTGGTCCTGCAACAGCACGCTGACCACCG actGGCAGATTGCCACACTGGCCTTACTGTTGGGGGGGGCGGCCCTCACCCTGCTCTCCTTCCTCGTAGCGCTGATCTCCCTGTGCTCGGGCTCCAGGAGTCGCTGCTACAAGCCTGTGGCTGTCATGCTGTTCTCTGCAG TGGTGCTCCAGGTGTGCAGCTTGATCCTGTTCCCCATCAAGTTCATAGAGACAGTAAGTCTGAGGGTGTACCACGAGTTTAACTGGGGCTACGGCCTGGCCTGGGGGTCGACCATCTTCTCTTTTGGAGGAGCCCTCCTCTATTGCCTCAACCCCAAGAACTATGAAGACTACTACTAA
- the prrg1 gene encoding transmembrane gamma-carboxyglutamic acid protein 1, with protein MGSVFLPADAAHSVLHRLRRANFLLEEMKQGNIQRECREEICTYEEAREAFENDEKTRRFWEEYVRESSPSGGLETVVGGVHSLYLIVPLLLVVFIIAAVAITVWRCHSRKRSQRSPSMGHSHHDHVLSVVSMDHWGRDYHHGDQSELSVHSSPAYPGSELTSGRGSAGDPPPSYEEAVGHTDVQIETEPPPQYEDIVNTSSTSVSGGHGK; from the exons ATGGGGAGTG TGTTCCTGCCGGCGGACGCGGCCCACTCGGTGCTGCACCGGCTGCGCAGGGCCAACTTCTTGCTGGAGGAGATGAAACAGGGTAACATCCAGAGAGAATGCCGCGAGGAGATCTGCACCTATGAGGAGGCCCGCGAGGCTTTCGAGAACGACGAGAAGACG agaCGGTTCTGGGAGGAATACGTGCGGGAGAGCAGTCCATCCGGAGGGTTGGAGACGGTGGTCGGAGGAGTCCATTCTCTCTACTTGATCGTGCCATTGCTGCTGGTTGTGTTCATCATCGCCGCTGTTGCCATCACTGTGTGGCGCTGCCACTCCCGCAAACGCTCGCAGCGCAGCCCCAGCATGGGACACTCGCATCACGACCACGTCCTGTCAGTGGTCTCTATGGACCATTGGGGGAGGGATTACCACCACGGTGACCAATCAGAACTCAGTGTCCACAGCAGCCCAGCTTATCCAGGCTCAGAGCTCACATCAGGGAGAGGAAGCGCTGGAGACCCGCCACCATCTTACGAGGAGGCTGTAGGCCATACAGACGTCCAAATAGAAACAGAGCCACCTCCACAGTATGAGGACATAGTCAACACCAGCTCAACTAGTGTCAGTGGTGGCCATGGGAAGTAA